The Sphingobium aromaticiconvertens genome has a segment encoding these proteins:
- the pheT gene encoding phenylalanine--tRNA ligase subunit beta produces the protein MKFTLSWLKSHLNTDADLPTILKALTNIGLEVEGVENPAEKLGAFRIAKVLSAAPHPQADKLQVLSVDAGDGPLQVVCGAPNAREGLVGVFGSPGAVVPSNAMVLKVAAIRGVESNGMMCSTRELELGDDHDGIIELPADAPLGRVYADWAGLNDPVIDVSITPNRQDCMGVRGIARDLAAAGLGTLNAIIVPIIDGMGDGPNVRTEDMDGCPAFYARTVKGVTNGTSPDWMSKRLNAIGQKPISTLVDITNYIMIDLGRPLHVYDMATLKGGLVARKGKPGEQVVALNGKSYTVDETMTVIADDAAVHDIGGIMGGEHSGAQMGTTDVLIECAYFTPERIAMTGQTLNLSSDARGRFERGVDPAFLDDGLSIATDLVVKLCGGTPSAATRAGVPPVAPRTIAYDPALCEGLAGVHVADDEQRAILERLGFAVEGGEVSVDYQDGTPVYGRDGWTVTVPSWRRDIDGGPDLVEEVVRMVGLDKVPSTPLPRIPGVARPTATPEQMIERRVRRTAAARGLSEAINWSFLSEKEAASVGGGDWTLANPISEDLKVMRPSLLPGLLSATRRNMDRGATSVRLFEVGRRYFSGQNDGSWERATVGFLLAGEKIARGWQTGKAQGFAAHDAKAEVLALLAAAGAPVGNLQNFGEASGAYHPGQSGTLRLGPKVILAEYGVLHPSLAKQFGLTGPVVAAEIFLDAIPAKRKAGFMRAPYAPPVLQAVKRDFAFVVPEALEADALVRAARSADKKAIVDARLFDVFVGRGVDEGMKSLAIEITLQPGEKSFSQEELDAISAAVVKAAEKLGGTLRG, from the coding sequence ATGAAGTTCACTTTGAGCTGGCTGAAATCGCACCTCAATACCGATGCCGATCTGCCGACGATCCTGAAAGCCCTGACCAATATCGGGCTGGAGGTCGAGGGCGTCGAGAACCCGGCCGAGAAGCTGGGCGCGTTCCGCATCGCGAAAGTCCTGAGCGCCGCGCCGCATCCGCAGGCCGACAAGTTGCAGGTGCTGAGCGTCGATGCGGGTGATGGCCCGTTGCAGGTCGTATGCGGCGCGCCCAATGCGCGCGAAGGACTGGTCGGCGTGTTCGGCAGCCCCGGCGCGGTGGTGCCGTCCAATGCTATGGTGTTGAAGGTCGCCGCCATTCGCGGTGTCGAATCGAACGGCATGATGTGCTCGACCCGCGAACTGGAACTGGGCGATGATCATGACGGGATCATCGAGTTGCCCGCCGATGCGCCGCTGGGCCGCGTCTATGCCGACTGGGCGGGGCTGAACGATCCGGTCATCGACGTGTCGATCACGCCGAACCGGCAAGATTGCATGGGCGTGCGCGGCATCGCCCGCGACCTTGCCGCGGCCGGGTTGGGCACGCTGAACGCGATCATCGTGCCGATCATCGATGGCATGGGCGATGGCCCGAATGTGCGAACCGAGGATATGGACGGCTGCCCGGCTTTCTATGCGCGCACCGTGAAGGGCGTTACTAATGGCACGTCGCCTGACTGGATGAGCAAGCGGCTGAATGCGATCGGCCAGAAGCCGATCAGCACGCTGGTCGACATCACCAACTATATCATGATCGATTTGGGCCGGCCGCTGCATGTCTATGACATGGCGACGCTGAAGGGTGGCCTCGTCGCGCGCAAGGGCAAGCCCGGCGAGCAGGTGGTGGCGCTGAACGGCAAGAGCTACACGGTCGATGAAACGATGACCGTGATCGCCGATGATGCAGCCGTGCATGACATTGGCGGCATCATGGGTGGCGAACATTCGGGCGCGCAGATGGGCACGACCGACGTGCTGATCGAATGCGCCTATTTCACGCCCGAGCGGATCGCGATGACGGGACAGACGCTGAACCTGTCGAGCGACGCGCGTGGCCGGTTCGAGCGCGGGGTCGATCCCGCCTTTCTGGACGACGGCCTGTCGATCGCGACCGATCTGGTGGTGAAGCTGTGCGGTGGAACGCCCAGCGCGGCGACGCGCGCGGGCGTCCCACCGGTTGCTCCGCGCACCATCGCCTATGATCCGGCGCTGTGCGAGGGACTGGCGGGCGTACATGTCGCCGACGACGAGCAGAGAGCGATACTGGAGCGGCTGGGCTTTGCGGTCGAGGGTGGCGAAGTCAGCGTCGACTATCAGGACGGCACGCCCGTCTATGGCCGGGACGGCTGGACCGTGACCGTGCCAAGCTGGCGCCGCGACATCGACGGCGGACCCGATCTGGTGGAAGAGGTCGTGCGGATGGTGGGGCTGGACAAAGTGCCCTCCACCCCCCTGCCCCGCATCCCCGGCGTGGCTCGTCCGACCGCGACGCCCGAACAGATGATCGAGCGCCGGGTGCGGCGCACGGCGGCGGCGCGTGGGCTGTCGGAGGCGATCAACTGGTCCTTCCTGTCGGAAAAGGAAGCGGCATCGGTCGGCGGCGGTGACTGGACGCTGGCCAATCCGATTTCCGAGGATCTGAAGGTCATGCGGCCTTCGCTGTTGCCCGGCCTGTTGTCAGCAACGCGGCGCAATATGGATCGCGGCGCAACATCGGTGCGCCTGTTCGAAGTTGGGCGGCGCTACTTCTCCGGCCAGAATGATGGAAGTTGGGAACGCGCGACCGTCGGCTTCCTGCTGGCGGGCGAGAAGATCGCGCGTGGCTGGCAGACGGGCAAGGCGCAGGGTTTCGCGGCCCATGACGCCAAGGCGGAAGTGCTGGCGCTGCTGGCCGCTGCCGGTGCGCCGGTCGGCAACCTCCAAAACTTTGGGGAAGCGTCAGGCGCCTATCATCCCGGCCAGTCGGGCACGCTGCGGCTGGGACCGAAGGTGATACTGGCCGAATATGGCGTGCTGCATCCTTCGCTGGCCAAGCAGTTCGGGCTGACCGGCCCCGTGGTCGCAGCCGAGATTTTCCTTGATGCCATTCCCGCCAAGCGCAAGGCGGGCTTCATGCGCGCGCCCTATGCGCCACCCGTTTTGCAAGCGGTGAAGCGCGACTTCGCCTTCGTCGTGCCGGAGGCGCTGGAAGCCGACGCGCTGGTACGCGCGGCACGG